acggggcgtgacacaagaggACAAGCTCTCCTCGGCCTCCGGGTGCTTGGGGGCTTCTAGGCCCACACGTCAGCCTATCAAGCCAACCTCcctcaccaccaagaagactctataaGGTGTGCCTGGGGGAGGCCGGTCCCTGCCTACATAGCCTGACATTCAGTGTATCAGAACAGGCAGTCGGACAATGCTcagggcttctttggctccacgatATCGCCATGGTCCATAGAGCACCGCTACAAGATCCTCCTGGACTCcaacgcatgtagaccataggctcatcCCCCCTAAAACGCCATGTTCCTGACCTATCTtggtatataagggataaggtcaaacCCCTTACCAAATCTCaagattagcaccgagctaaccccttaccaaatctctctctacctcctgtacactctgttgtaacccctcgATTTTGGgttctcttgagtataaggatcatatGTTGCTGGACGTAGAGCATCgattggcccaaaccaggataaaccattgcgtcctctctatgattcttgtgttgtTGAGTCCACCCGACCCACCGGGGAGactactctgacaccgactcgaatAACAATGCTTGCCGTGGTTCCGACCCCGGGACAGTTCCCATCAGCAAAGATCCCATCTTTGGTAATGCTACCTAGCAGAAAAGTGAGCTACCGCGTTGAGCAGCCAATTTGACGTAAGTTTGGTGTCCCTCTTTAAAATTTGCTCTAACATATTCATGGGATATTAAACTTCATGTTCCACAACAACACACTCCATCATATTCGTTTTCACTAGAATAGTGAGCACATAGGTACACATATTTAATTCCGTGGATTCGACTCAAAAATATTTCAGATTTCCCTACACACGACCTAAATCTCGTCCAAAAGAATCTTGGGAACATTTCGATAATATCCTTAATCTCTAGGACTGGACATTAATTTTAGGCTAAGGAAATCAAATATGGCTAAAAACATTTAAAAGTAATAACTTCTGTTGACACATAATCAGAGCGAGGCCAACAACATCTTATGCCTTCATTTACTATTCGTTGTTCATTTACAAAGGAATGTATTTCATgattctataataatttgctttaTGGGTGCTCAAATGGATATGTGCCCATGACTTTCCTAAAACAACATACcatagatgcaaatactcaactACATGCACGTACAGTCGAATCTATCTTACGAACACCCACGCACACAGCCAAATGAGAACATTCAAGAGGTCAGGCTGGCACATCTTGATATTGATGATGTAATGTGGTAATGTCTACGTATTAATCAAGCATGTGGCTGTACTTATGATTTGATATTTTTCAATTGATTATACAGAGAAAAAATTGAGGAATAGACTCAGATAAATCTCAATCAATGTATTGATTATTTCTGGGAAGTTGCACACGTCGACACAAGAACATTGTTATCAAGTACAACTCATTTGTATTCTAGAAGATGGCACCTCCAACGATGGGTTGCTCCCATGACAAGGCAGGGTTCATCAAAGACATTTGGTTGAATGGCAGCAATTGCTGTTGCTGTTGCAAATAGGCGGCAGGGTTCACCACAGCTAGTTGCCTGAGCGCTGGCAGGAACTGTTGTTGTTGCAGGTATTCAACGGCATTCGCCGCAGCCAGTGGGTTTGTAGGAAGCAGCTATTGCAGCTGCAAGTAGATGGCAGGGTTTGACATAGCTAGTTGACTGAGCACTGGCAGGAACTGCTGCTGTTGCAGTTGCGCTACGATGGTCTATACTAGTAGGTGAGCCGAGGATTGCTGTTGCAATTGGGCAATTGGTTGTTGTAAGATGCTCGCCGCGAGCACCTGTTGTAGCCTATAGGCCCGTAGAACTGGGTGTTTGTACCCCGCAGCAGTAACTGGTGAGCACTGCGGAATGATGAACACAGTTGTAGCACTCACCGAAAGAGCAAGGAGTGCAAGGAGGGCAAATATCTTGGCAGCCATTGTTGCTAAGATGTTGCAGGTGCGTTTCACTTGGCAAGTTTTTGATTGTTGTCAATGATGTGGGTGGTGGATTAGCTATTGATTTGGGGCCTATTTATACAAGTGAGAGCTCATGTATATCTGTTCAAATCTcggattttgcaaaaaaaaaaaacagatgagCTAGAGATGACATGGCACCTAGTTAACTTCCACGCTTAGTTATCGGTTTTGTTGgattatgtggtatgtgttggcaAGATAGTGTCCACTACATGCTATAAAAAAGTGCCCTTTTCTGTAGGAGTTCTCTAGATACATGAGGAATGCCATACATGATAACTTCACCTTTACACATGACAAAGCCTTAGCCACATCATATTTGTTCCACTTTATAGACATGATGAGTATGTGAAGTTATGACTTCCTCATGTGAATCAAAGCCTTTATCAACAGAAATTGTTGTAGCATTGTACTCAAGGTTGAAATATACACAATAGTTATGTGAGAAGTTATCAAGCAGCCAGTGAACAAATGCTGCAGATCGTGGCTAATTGAAGTCCCCGTATGTCTAAAATGCATGCACATGCATCTCTACACCTAAAAGATACCTAGGTGTATCGTCAGCGCAAATACTCGCCCCACTCGACTCTTCTCTCCGTTCCTACATGACTCCATTTCCTACAGCAGTGGCCATGGGCGGTTTGTTGTGCCTGGCGAGGCACACGGGTGTTGCGCGCTCCATCGCTGCACAGGGCCACAAGCACCGCGAAGAACACCGGTCGAGACGGTCCATCCTTTTGCGCCGCCGCCAGGTGCCATGCCACTAGTAGCACCGGTGACCTCCCGCAGGGTGCCATTCCGCTAGGAGCTCCTGTGACCAAGACATCGAGAGTCTGGCCAGGCACGTTGCGCAAGTCCTTACACACCACATTCGCGCACGCATGCGCGCAACAGTGAACACCGACCCAGTGGTGCCCGTGCTCTGCTCTACTCTTTCATTACCAAAAGTTGATTTTACATCAAAGTTATACATGCATGAAGATGAATATGTCAGCTAAACAAGCATGCTTGGTGTCCCAGGGAATTATAATTGGAGAAGAATTTTTGCGTGCACTATGATTTTGCCGTGTGTCTATATGCTACGACCACTGCTCTGCCTGGCGATGCTGTTGTCTAACGTCTTATAGAGGATTAATGTGTTGGGGCTAAGGGTTAATTAGAGAAGTGAAAAAGGCCTCAGATTTAGAAATAATTTAGGGTTCCTATAATAAAAATATTTAACAGCTACGTGGGCAAAAATTCGTGACCTccatgcaacgcacgggcatatatctagtagAATATAAAAAATTGGCATGCTTATTACTATCTTGGCCACTGCCACACACTCCCTTTGTTCTGGATTACAATTCACTTTATCTTTTTGTAAAAGCATGCTTGTCTAACTTTGAAAAAGTTTTAAATAAATTTTGACAAAAAAAATACACCATCAAGACATAGGCAATGAAGAATTCAATGAAACAAACTTGATGTTCAAGATTTTTGGTAATTTTTCTAAGAAATATGTCAAAGTTAGGTAAGATTACCTTAGGGAAAAGCTAGAGCAAGTAATAAACCGGAGCGGAGGGGCTATATGTTGAACTCTACCTCTTGATTCAAATAGAAGTACATCTAATTTTCACTAAACTCATGCTTAAATTATTTCCCTATAGTAAGGAGAATGATAAGTTTGATGCCACTTTTGTTCCTTCCACCATCTATGATATGAATCTGCCCTTCAATACACAGATGAAGAGGATCATGGCCAACCTCCTAGCTGTTCGAAACAAAAGTCGTTTGGGCTCAAAGGCATAGATCCattcaagaaaaaaaacaaaatgacCATTAACATAAACTTTGCTCAGCTGTGCTACAAAAACTCAAGATAAAGAAGACTAAGATGGGGCTTGCGTTGATTTTTTAGGCGAAAAACTACAACATCCGGACTTGAAGTTCCATGACAACACAGTCCATCATATTCATTTTCACTAGAGTTCCGATTGTTGATGTTTTATTCGAAAGGCTCAGACTCATATATAAAGAAAGTAATCCAATTTTGATTCTTGAGCACATAGGTACACAAATATTAATTCCGTGGATTCGAATCAAAGATATTTCGGATTTCCCTACACACGACCTGAATCTTGTCCAAAAGAATCTTGGGAACATTCGGATAATAACCTTAATCTCTAGGATTGGACATTAATTTTAGGCTAAGGAAATCCAATATGGCAAAAAACATTTAAAAATAATAACTTCTGTTGACACATAATCAGAGCGAGACCAACAAAATCTTCATGGCTTCATTTACTATTCCTTGTTCATTTACAAAGGAATGTATTTCATgattctataataatttgctttaTGGGTGCTCAAATAGATATGATGATATATCTGTTCTAGTTTTATATAACATGTGAGTTAAGGTTACATTGGTTCTAGTTCTATGAGCTACCCCTAGTAAACCGTCGTGTCAGTAATAAAGTTCTAAATTTGTTTAGTTTTAAGATTTTAGAACATTAACTTTTTCACATTCTACACATAGATGAAAACTACAATCCATTGGACTAGGCCAGGTGTCAGAATGGCACTCCCGATGGGTTCTCTCTCTACAGAACAGTAGGATGGTGGTGGACGTTTAGTacttttgtcacacccaattttaaggataaaattgactGCATAAATCTCATGTGTGCCCatggatcagtcacacacataagttgacaaattacaaaaagtatcatcacggtgtatcttacatcacgattaataccatcacatagtcttacaccacacagcggaaaataaaaaggtagctctctcgtggtagctccaacacagggacggtcaactggttgaccacaagcctaaaagtcctctggaaactcctcatatccattgacatctgttacccatctgggatttttatccaatattgaaagtaaacaagcgtaaatacttcccgtacttaacaagatgacatggggttatgaaagctcaaaaagggtgactctggtttactgtggttagcatttttagtaagtcaagattttatcatcaactattatcaagttatgcttaagctccaattaaacccacatgatcagatatcagaatcaattgaatcatattatcatcgtagaacatcataaatgaacaacaataagtaaccatTTATTATGTGAGTTTTCCGGGGCGCtggtgaccgtgagcacgactgttataacagtttgtaacactctgcagaggttgtgcactttcaccgtgagtcgtgattcccatctgcctgggttaattactcccataacacTGCTAAGGTGAGagggcggggtacactatgaagccatttcataggtttctctaacaagttagggctgctaggtttcctcggcaggcagatgtagggacccccctttcctatggcacatctccattgcggctatacacataggaacagaggcagccctatacccaacgtggcaagccccttttacgccataaaggtgacctctaacaagctagaaaagggcctattactgagctaaagtcagagccatgtgaccctcacgggTGCACTATCAGTCCTAGCTTTTACCGACAGacaagtccttatggagggccaagagcatcatgatcaaaagttatttgctccttcgccctataattcagttgtttaaaagcaaattTTACCTTTTCGTTCTATAGAACCATTAgtcattatgtagatcatgtacagttacattgagcgctagcaaactacccatatgcatataacccgtaggagacaaggaaacaggatactcaaccactaggatgtcattacgggtatcaaaattagacacatgcaaatgagaaatgaataaatggtgaataggacatcaaggtagatcccatgctatacttgccttgctcaacGAACTCAGGCTGCTCCTACTAGtcatcaaagaactcttggtctccaacgttctcctcaccgtctaaactcgaccaacaaagcaacatacaagcattccaaaggcattcatgcaaggcAAACAATTATGGGATTACAATAGTACACCAGGGCATAAAAACAAGATAAAAAGGTTCttaaaaagaatctatgtctctcTACAATCACATAGACGCGatgttcacgaaaaacggagctaaagcacgaaagttatgaattaaatggggttacctatagcaatttatttaattaaatctaacctcaaaatttaaatgttgcaaacatgttTGACAATGCtattaacatgtagagaacttaattacgaacctaacgaaatttgaacgggtcgattcggaaCTAAAACGACgatttataagcaaaacaatgcagtgacatttctgtaaatagaatgaactatttttgaatttaaataaatcaGAAAAATCAGGATTTTCATCTGGCCGAGGACTGCGGGTGTAAAAAGAATAAAGCTGAGGGGCTCTTAAATAATTCTGCCACGCGAAGAGGTATCGGGCATCCTGGGCCATTGGATCAAGGATGGACGCTCAGATTAGGAGAAAGGGGGAGAGGGGAAAACCGGTGGCCGGAACAGTGCTCCGGCAGGGTGGGCACCATGGCTTGCGGCAAGGAGGTCGTCGGCGAGCGGGAAACAAGGCCTTCGGGCCATGATTCGATGAACCGAGGGcgccgggagagagagagagagaggaggtgaaGGCGATCTTGCCTGGGCCGAGAACGCGACCGGAGGACACGGCCGacgcggtggtggccatggccgatGGTGAGAATCCCATGATTCACGAAGTTAAAGGCACGGAGAGAATGAGGGGAACGAGGGGGTCTCACCGCGGATGAAAAACAAAGTCGGAGATGAACGGAGACGGTGTGTGGCGAGAAATGGCGGACGGCACGGCGGTTTCCGAGCTCGGCGGATCCCGACGCGTCTCTATGCTGCGGTTGCGGCTCTGCAAGTTCTAGCGAGGGGGAACTGTAGCAGGGAGGGCGACGACGGGGTCTGCGCTCCCCTTTATAGAGGCTGGGGTGcggggacgctcccacgacgtTAGGGGTGGGCGTGGCAGCGGAGGTTCCTCCTTGACTGTGCGCGACGCGGGAGGTGGGCGACTGCACTGACAAGCTGGCCCAGGCGGTCAGCGGAAGAGAGAGTGAGGAGGGCAGCAACAGTTGCCCTGTTCgagttgggccggcccaggaagagaaaggggagaaggggaaggaagggaaGATGGGCGAGCGGGCCGGCTGGGGAAAGATGGTCCAGCAGGCCGaatgagagggagggagggacaaagaattggcttttctttttccaaaacaATTTTCCAACTTCATTTTCAAATAGTTTTTGGAATCATTTTGAGTTTTGGATCAAACAACTCAACTAAATAAAATGctacagcatgagtgcatcaacatgtatctatCCTTAAGATTGATTTTAATTacacaaaaattattatttttcctatatttgaatgcacacataattacataaacaaatcaaatttaactattttaaaagaatgcaaattttagggtgttataactTTAGTCTGGGGACGTTACTTTTGGGTTTTGATAGCCCCACTCTAAATCATATTATAGTCGGTGCGGTGCCCATCAACAAAGTTCCCATCTTTGGTAATGCTACATAGCAGAAAAGTGAGCTACCGTGTTGAGCAGCCAATTTGACGCAAGTTTGGTGTCCCTCTTTAAAATTTGCTCTAACATATTCGTGGGTAATTAAACTTCACGTTCATCATAAAATTTTTTGGCGACGAGTTTTATACTTTGTTGTTATGTACTTCAAAATTGTTACTGATAGGGTCTAGTTGATTCAATGCCCTTGGCCTTGTCAAGTTCATGGGCTCCAATTATTTCCTTATTTTTCTACAATATTATGGTGTCTTGCACAATTTTGCTCCAAGATAAAAACACACGCACCAAATATTTGCTAGAAAAAATAATTAAGAGGTGTGACTTTGCATACCAACTTTGCATGCACATATACATTTACTCATGAacttctattttgttttcctttgtaTACGTGCACCTGACTTGAAAGACAATGGTCAAAGCATATGTGCCCATGACTTTCTTAAAACAACATACCATAGATGCAAGTACTCAACTACACGCACGTACAGTCGCATCTATTTTACAAAACACCCACGCACACAGCCAAATGAGAACACTCAAGAGGTCAGGCTGGCACATCTTGATATCGATGATGTAATGTGGTATTGTCTATGTATTAATCGAGCACGTGTCTGTAGTTATGATTTGATATTTTTCAATTGATTATACAGAGAAAAAAATTAAGGAATAGACTCAGATAAATCTCAATCAATGTATTGATTATTTCTGGGAAGTTGCACACGCCGACACAAGAACATTATTATCAAGTACAACTCATTTGTATTCTAGAAGATGGCACCTCCAACGTTTGGTTGCTGCCACGACAACGCAGGGTTAATCAAAGACATCTGGTTGAATGGCAGCAATTGTTGCTGCTGCAGGAAGGCGGCAGCCAACGGGTTATCCAGTGCCAATGGGTTAACTGGGAGCAGCTGCTGTTGCTGGTGGTAGGCAGCGGCGGTTGCAACAGCCGACTGGGTAATCGGAAGCGGCTGCTGCTGTTGCAGGTATGCAGCGGCGTTCGCCACAGCTAGTTGGTTGAATGGAAGCAGTTGTTGCTGTTGCAAGTACGCGGCAGGGTTCGCCACGGCCAGTTGCCTAAGCGCTGGCAGGAACTGTTGTAACCGTTGTTGTTGTAGGTATTCAATGGCATTCGCCGCAGCCAGTGGGTTTGTTGGAAGCAGCTGTTGCAGTTGCAAATAGGCGGCAGGGTTTGCCAGAGCTAGTTGACTGAGCGCTGGCAGGAATTGCTGCTGTTGCAGTTGCGCTACGATGGTCTGTACTAGTAGGTGAGCCGAGGATTGCTGTTGCAATTGGGCAATTGGTTGTTGTAAGATGCTCGCCGCGAGCACCTGTTGTAGCCTATAGGCCCGCAGAACTGGGTGTTCATACCCCGTAGCAGTAACTGGTGAGCACTGTGGAATGATGAACGCAGTTGTAGCGCTCACTGAAAGAGCAAGGAGTGCAAGGAGGGCAAATATCTTGGCAGCCATTGTTGCTAAGATGTTGCTAGTGCGTTTCACTTGTCAAGTTTTTGATTGATATCAATGATATGGGTGGTGGATTGGCTATTGATTTGAGGCCTATTTATACAAGTGAGAGCTCATGTATATCTGTTCAGATCTCGAATTTCGCCAACAAATGGATGAGCTAGAGATGATATGGCACCTAGTCAACTTCGACACTTAGTTATCAATTTTGTTGGATTATATGGTATGTGTTGGCAAGATAGTGTCCACTACGTGCTATAAAAAGTGTCCTTTTCTATAGGAGTTGTCTAGATACATGAGGAATGACATACATGACAACTTCATCTTTACACATGACaaagccttcgccacatcatattTGTTCCACTTTATAAACATGATGAGTATGTAATGCTATGACTTGCTCATGTGAATCAAAGTGTAACGCCCCGGATAGGAACACCACCGGAGGGTACCAAACAACATCTAAATTTTATTGTCTGCAAATCATTCAAAATTTTGGCAGAGTTTCCCTAGTATTCTGGGCATCTAAAAAGGTAAATCACATTACAAAGGCGATATAATAACCAACATTAGTATCAAAGGATCCATCCCAATAGCAGACATCGTCTCATCCAAACCAACCATTAAGCAACCTCTAGTTAAGCAAAGCATATGTAAACTAGGTGCTTGTATCATGAAGGTGCTACTCCCGGTTCCCATGCATGCTGCTGTCATTTGGTTCCTAAAAACCAAATAAACACAAGGGtgagtaaaaacactcggcaagtaCAATTAGAACCGAAAGAAGTAAGTCAACGTTGTCCGTGAACGAAAAATCAGAACATCCATGAACAGTAGTTCCCGTCTCAAACAGACAACACTTGAATCCTCGAAATAGTAGTTTCCATCTGAAACGGACGAACTTGAATCCTTAGCATTTACCGGTAAAGCCAAGCAAGTGGGGCCAGCACTTACTCACAGGAACCTGAACACAAGAACCAAATTGCACCTCCGGATAAACCAGCACTAGAATTGAGTGTAAAACAAATCATGAAACTTGAACTTGAATATAAAAACCAAATTGCACATCCGGATCCACCGAAATAGGAAGTGAATTTTAAAGAACACTTGGAACTTGAATCATATAGCACATGAAACGATTGAATCAATTGAAAACTCAAACAAGAGGCATAAGCCCATACATATAGGTTCGTCATGCACTTGCCTTAAGTTGCGAGAGAATCCGGCATGCGTGCCACCCTCGGCAACGGCGCTTCCCAAACCCGTGGAGCAAACTACCATAGGTACTAATCCACATCGATCACGAAGCTATTTTATAAAAAGCTCAATGAAACCACTCAGTCGAACCCTAATATGTCAATTCTCATATTTTTAGAAGATCCAGTAAAATTTGAGTTCCTTGCTGTTTAGGAAGAGCGGCGGCGGGAACAGGAGGATGCGGCTCTGAACAAAGCAGCGTGAGGAAGAGCCGGTGGCATAATGGggccttttttttcttcttattgACGGGTCAGGAAACCAAACCCTAAATCAGATCCAATGGTCTAAATTTAACGGTTCCTCCTAAATTCATCCAACCTCCAAGCAAAATATGTCAGTACTCAAATGAATTCGTTTCGACGAGATCTGCACAACCACGGTGTCCGATCGACCATATGACTCCCGGTTCAAATAGTCAAAATTTGCTCGTCTCATTAGTCCGTTCGGTCAACTTAttagttttgttttaaaaaaattcgGGATATTACACAAGGCCTTTATCAACGGACTTTGTTGTAGCATCGTACTCATCATGGTTGAAGTATATACAGTAGTTATGTGAGAAGCTATCAAGCAGCGAATGAACAAATGCTGCTAGACCGTGACTAATTGAAGTCCCAGTATGTATAAAATGCATGCACACGCATAGAATATACAAAACTGGAATGCTTATTACTATCTTGGCCACTGCCGCACACTCCCTTTGTTCTGGATTACAATTCACTTTATTTTTGTGTAAAAGCAAGCTTGTCTAACTTTGAAAAAGTTTTAAATAAATATTGACAACAAAATTGCACTATGAAGAGCACAGCGTTCAATGGCATATCGACGAACCTGGTGGTCTACATGGAGACCGTCCTCCATGGCAGCTACCTGGACAGTGCCTCCTCACCACGTGGTACGGCACCAGCTACCTCACGCCCATCTTCCACTACCGGAAACCtcaaatttaccgagtgtttttatgtttgccgagtataTTCTttcgaacactcggcaaacaagttctttaccgagtgctgcacTAAAAACACTCGGAaaagaggaggtttgccgagtgtaaaaaaacactcggcaaagagggggtttgccgagtgtttttttttacactcggcaaagaaataaaatcttttttctgggaaaaaggagaagaaaaatattgaaaaaaaattttgccgagggctcaaatctaggacactcggcaaagcaaaaaATATCTTTTTTCTGGGaacgaaggagaagaaaaaaataaaaataaaactttgtcgagtgcccagatataggacactcgacaaagaaacaaagaagaagaaaaaaaataaaaaaaactttgcgaGTGCTCAGGTAtaggacacttggcaaagaaaaaaaaattctaaaaaaaaaggacaaaaaaaaattaaaaaaaactttaccgagtgtccagaTCTAAGACACTCaacaaaggaaaaaaagaaaaaaaaatagacactcggcaaacaaataaaATATCGTACTTAACCAGCGCCCAGCGCCCCCTCTCCTCCGGTCCccaccccttcttcttcccctctcctcccggcccccagcgccccctctcctcccgccggcgccgcctccctcccctcctctcccggtCGCCCTCTGCCCCTCCGGCCGCCGCAGAAATCTTCGAATGCTCTTGTCGTCCTCCGGGATTCATCACATGTGTCCGTATGTGATTTTCGTGCTACTGTGTTCTAGTTTTCTCCCTTTTTCGTTCTTGCTTCGATCTGTTTGATTCGAGGTTTTGGTGGTGTTTTGGTCGGCTAAATTCGTGCAATGATATGTGCTGATGTTGCTCTATAAATGAATTCGATTGAATCAAGACGAGAGCTGATTTTTGGTTTTGGGAAAAGTTTTCGTTCTTTGGCTTCGATCTGAATTTTCCGGAGGCAGA
This sequence is a window from Miscanthus floridulus cultivar M001 chromosome 10, ASM1932011v1, whole genome shotgun sequence. Protein-coding genes within it:
- the LOC136485407 gene encoding kafirin PSKR2-like gives rise to the protein MAAKIFALLALLALSVSATTAFIIPQCSPVTATGYEHPVLRAYRLQQVLAASILQQPIAQLQQQSSAHLLVQTIVAQLQQQQFLPALSQLALANPAAYLQLQQLLPTNPLAAANAIEYLQQQRLQQFLPALRQLAVANPAAYLQQQQLLPFNQLAVANAAAYLQQQQPLPITQSAVATAAAYHQQQQLLPVNPLALDNPLAAAFLQQQQLLPFNQMSLINPALSWQQPNVGGAIF